GAGGATATGAATTTTGAGTcatgaatttgaatttatttagattttgatattatttaattcaattttgtTTTACATTTTTGTTGGAATTTTATATGTGATCTTTCACAGTCAAGGAGGAAGAAGAGGAAGTCGGACTAGAGGTGACCAGCGACAAAACCTGGTGGTGGCGCGGTAGAGCAAGGGTTTGGCGACACTGTGACTAGGCGACTAAACCTGGTGGTAGTGCGGTAAGCAAGGGTGGGCGACACTACAACGTTGAAACTCTAGCCAGTTTGTGAGGAAGAAGATCAACCCCACCTAATTGAACTTGTTGACTTGTTTGGTTAAACGGGAGTCGGTCGACCGACCGACCAactgttttttgtttttcatttgttTGTCATTTAAATTCGTCAAATATAGGTTTAAAATAGgtaaatccatatatatatatatatatatatatatatatatatatatagagtaagaaaaattcaaactttattttcaaataatttttatgttattattaacCTCCCCCAAAATTTGGCAAAAAACAATTACCTCCaattagatttcaaaaattctaagatTATCCCCTGAGATCTTAagaatttcaaaaacctccctgGAGATTTGTCAAAAAACATAAATCTCcccttatattttataaaaacacaAATTTTTTTAGAAGAGATTTGTGTTTTCTTGACAAACTTCAGGAGAAGTTTGTGtcattttttaaaatctcaagaggGGCTTGTGACATATTTGAATATCAGGAATATGtctttatttttttgtcaaatcaaATCTCAAGAGAGTCGAGTGTCTTTGATTCtaagtatattattattattattattattattattattattattcactaaaagatttaaaaaatgaaagaattgaaaaccaaaaaaaaaaatggtttatttattattattcttattctttttttcttattattattgcaaCCTTTCTTAACTATTAATAGTaataaattttttgtattatttatgttttcaattttactattgaaaatcattaaaatttcattaaaaaatacaaaaaattgacAAAAACTCTCAAAAACTTTAGAATGGATTTATAGAGTTTCTAAACTTTCTTTTGTAATAGAGCAGAGTTTTGAAATTAATCAAAATGGCGAAAGAAAAGTTAAAAGTCAAAAAGAGTCGCGTCATACATAAAATTTTGAgcttttcttgtttttgtttcttACATTAAAGTATAGAaccattttaaataaaaaatttaaaaattaaatttactttattatttttttaagattaGGCAAGCATTGCGCGTGATTTTGTTTCCTCAATTTAGAAGTTataattctttctttctttgttagtacattttttttttttttattacataggaagtACAGCCTCCAATAAGCCCTTCAGACCTCTTGGTGCGGCAGTAAACCTATGGATCAgtgtcctccccctaggtctcgctgatcaggtaaattCCGGAATGCAGATACGGCTTCTGTGGTTAGTATATCTTATTTGATGCAACTTTAACGTATTGAATGTTTACATTCAAGACTAAGCAAGCCCTGCATGTGATTTTATTTCCTCAAGTTTAGAAGTTataattctttctttctttcttttttagtACGTCTTATTCGAGGTAATTAACTTTAACTTATTTGAATGTTTCCTTTAAGTGTGTAATTGTGTTATTTGTCTTAATATCTTGACTTGCCTTTTCTTGCATTATTTGATAAATTTCTCTTAATTGTATGATTTATTTTCATGAGTTTAATTTTGTTtaacaagaaacaaaattcttaaTCAATCAATTTGATGATAAAATCTTGAAGTGGTGTGCTAACGTTCTTTCAAAATTATCaatattaggaaagttttatgaGTTTTCAAATGATTATAGATGAAACACTTTTTCAATATAAAAATCTAATATGAAGAATTAATAGTCATAGATGATTCatgtttgaaatttcaaaaattttgtgaTATTATTTACGGAATGAGTGTATTATGGGCGCGAACACCTTCTCTTTACATAATTGTAGTCCTGAACTTGGCTCTAATTCATAAATCATCTACACTTGGtttaattaggtgttctaatccttttttttttttttgaattacgcatcgggtatccacgtgtccttTTTACGGTCTACGTGATTAATCTTGCGCCTCTTGAAGTTGAcaccacaactccaaagggagggtaaatttagGAGTTTAGGGGCGGAAACAAACCCAAGAGGATTTGAATACCTAACCTCATGAGAGGTACTCCcgcaacccgcactaccacctgaaccacaccctgggggtaattaggtgttctaatctTAACTATGATAAAGTAGGTTTATAGTGATTCCATTGATACAAGTTCTTATCCATATTTCAACCCTATCTCATGTTTTGTCGGGTTGACACAATCTTATATTTCGGTTTTTATAATTTATGAAGGATTGTGAGAAAcactttttttaatattttctaaatttctaaattattatataatttttaaaaaattaaaaagcaatatcatttttgtaattatttagaaATCTACAAatgtgaaaataaaaattattttttacaactAAACtaagcttttattttttaaaattttaatacaaatattaaaaataaaaaaaataaactgcattttttttcaaaataaaaaataaaaaataaaaattaaaaagcatTTTAAGTAACCAAATTATTTGATTCTCAAACTTTTATATCAAGGATAATTCATGTTCCAGTTCAATTCAGCCTTACTAAATTCTTACCCTCACGCTCTCTGATTTCTCTTCGTTCTTCTTCCCATCTTCCGTCCTTCATGGCGTCCCTTCCTCATGCTCTGTGTCGCCCTCGACTTCTATCCTCTTCTTTGCTTACATGATGCTTGAAGTACAAATGTGGAGCCTGCATCTTGTCAAGCTCACCTCCCACTTAGATCACTACGGTTCTCAACCGACGCTCGACACGCTGCATCAATGGATGAGATGGTCTCATTACATGGTGGAATCTCTTTCGTAATAACTCCGACGTCAATATTATACCAAATTCTAATTTTTTCTCCATGCCGCGCCAATGGCGGATCTCAGACATCCACAAAACGCGAACCTTCAGCGGATTCAAGATTTGATATTTGATGAATTGAATtatcccttttctttttattttacagCGACTTGAACGTTGACACCGACTGGTTGTCCAACTCATGGAGCATGCACTTCATGTCTGGTCCCATTCATTTGCTCAAACTCTCCAGAGTTCTCTCCGTGAACGTCTCCGGCAAGCCTTTCCCAGTGGCCTCAACGTGGGTCAGACAAACGCATGCTGTGAGAACGCTCTCCAATCTAAAGCCTCTCAACTCAACGATCACACGGTGCATGAGAAATGGCCTTGTGGAAGAAGCCCAAAACCTGTTTGGGGAAATGGCCCAAAGGAACACTGTCACATGGAATGCTATGATTCGTGGATACTTTCAAAATGGGCAATTTGAAAAGGGATTTGTTCTGTATGATCAAATGCCTGAGCGTGATATCTATTCATATAACACCATGATTGCGGGGTTAATGCAATGTGGCAACGTAAATGGTGCGAAACAGGTTTTTGAAGAAATGCCAATTAGAGATGTTGTTACTTGGAATTCGATGATTTCGGGGTACATTCACAATAACTTGCTTGATGAAGCCGTTCGGGTTTTTTATGCGATGCCATtaaaaaatttgatttcttggaatTTGGTCATTGCAGGTCTGGTgaattttaaagaaattattttgGCGGAAGAGTTGTTtaataaaatgagtagtagaGATGTTGCATCTTGGACTATTATGATATCTGGGCTTGCCAGTGCAGGACGGATAGTTGAAGCTCGTGCTCTTTTCGATGACATGCCTGGAAGAGATATTCAAGCCTGGAATTCAATAATAGCAGGCTATATAGCAAATGGGAATATTGAAATTGCAGAAGCTTTGTTTCAAAAAATGCCTGAGCATGATTTTGATTCGTGGAAAGAAATGATAAATGGGTTCGTGATTTGCGGACGGATTAAAGATTCTTTGAGGCTGTTCCTAGAAATGCCCCATAAACACCAAAGGTCATGGAATTCAATTATCATGGGAATGGTAAGTAATGGGCTATTCAAAGAAGTTCATGCTTTACTTGAGAAAATGCCATTTCATGATGTTGTATCATGGACAAATATTATTATTGGATATTTTGAAATAGGTGATGTTGAGAGTGCTGTTAAACTTTTTGAATTGATGCCAATTCGAGATGCAATTGTGTGGAACACAACAATATTTGGAC
This genomic stretch from Malania oleifera isolate guangnan ecotype guangnan chromosome 3, ASM2987363v1, whole genome shotgun sequence harbors:
- the LOC131152312 gene encoding pentatricopeptide repeat-containing protein At4g02750-like, which produces MHFMSGPIHLLKLSRVLSVNVSGKPFPVASTWVRQTHAVRTLSNLKPLNSTITRCMRNGLVEEAQNLFGEMAQRNTVTWNAMIRGYFQNGQFEKGFVLYDQMPERDIYSYNTMIAGLMQCGNVNGAKQVFEEMPIRDVVTWNSMISGYIHNNLLDEAVRVFYAMPLKNLISWNLVIAGLVNFKEIILAEELFNKMSSRDVASWTIMISGLASAGRIVEARALFDDMPGRDIQAWNSIIAGYIANGNIEIAEALFQKMPEHDFDSWKEMINGFVICGRIKDSLRLFLEMPHKHQRSWNSIIMGMVSNGLFKEVHALLEKMPFHDVVSWTNIIIGYFEIGDVESAVKLFELMPIRDAIVWNTTIFGLGKNDRGEEGLKCFIRMKDVGVGPSPDEATYTSVLTICSDLLTLHLGKQVHGQVIKTGFDCFIAVSNAVVTMYGRCGNMDSALLEFCSKPTHDVISWNSIICVFAQHGNGEKTIEMFEYMISSDVKPNQITFVGVLSVCSHAGLVEQGKYYFNFMKHECLLQPTAEHYTCMVDLLGRSGHISEAMAFLTQMREDGVEVPASVWGAMLQACRMHKNVEMGEIAGEKILEMEPYNTGVYMILAEMYLSSGRRDLAEEIWVRMKERGMKKQPGCSWIEVNNRGHVFLAGDSFHPEFSRIYCILDMLHMEMEIGVLKSSSVFQFQEFEI